The following proteins are encoded in a genomic region of Corylus avellana chromosome ca4, CavTom2PMs-1.0:
- the LOC132178754 gene encoding myosin-binding protein 2 isoform X1: MAANKFATMLHRNTNKITLTLIYAILEWILIVLLLLNSLFSYLIVKFADYFGLQKPCLWCSRLDHILEPGKYSNSYRDLVCEAHASEISKLGYCLNHRKLAESRDMCEDCSSSSQPDSPELSKRFAFFPWMNKIGLIQNGDEKVSENGERNFSCSCCGVLLDSKFYSPCILIKPSWGDSDYTQKQNLTEEPGVDAQIDEGDYSDRSGSDFAINLCEDAQSIEESRGIQMVSDDVVDDGSGRKAEETEETCSVCDSGCKELVADEDGNLNMVMEKKREPVKVENLNVSTVHVNCSTDRCPEILPQHLEFYIDHQDCRLIPVELIGSAAVEEQGQPRYNVEDQGNCNNQDVILDFDMHVEEQAEPVVENWHNLGETVALLSKDEVELLESLVLVESDSISVLHTEEKDLVREEYEQVATTEATQTPSKDDDHEDQSAAAAAATARKMYSDAHRAPEEAIQMRGDEFKVEISIGTEIPDQEPLDEAQTQEFLPLYEHRQEDPSTSAVLQQVDDDNGSGQTEEEMLEFKTMSVETSKQAVNCDISLCSELNEIEEEKVPDTPTYVEGLHHLHKKLLLLERKESGTEESLDGSVISEIEGGELTVEKLISALRAERKALNALYAELDEERSSSAVATNQTMAMINRLQEEKAAMQMEALHYQRMMEEQSEYDQEALQLLNELMVKREKEKQEVEKELEVYRKKVQEYESKENIMMSRRRRDSSTRSTGSCSNAEDSDVLSIDLNHGAKEEDSFFGSQESSNLNTPADAVLYLEESLANFEEERQSILQQLKKLEDKLFTLSDEEEQHFEDVKPVEYSFQQNGNGYHKNSDSESEENGVENGHSKEMNGKHHQERRIRANAKRLLPLFDAIGTDGKDGKDGLVNGHHEEGFDSVALQKSLDTEFQKKVAIEEEVDHVYERLQALEADREFLKHCISSLRKGDKGLDLLQEILENLRDLRSVELRVRNMGDGVLYSL, encoded by the exons ATGGCTGCCAACAAGTTTGCCACCATGTTGCATAGGAACACCAACAAAATCACCCTTACCCTCATCTACGCCATCCTAGAATGGATTCTGATCGTGCTTTTGCTCCTTAATTCTCTCTTCTCCTATCTGATCGTTAAATTCGCCGATTACTTTGGCCTTCAAAAGCCCTGCTTATGGTGTTCTAGGCTTGATCACATCTTGGAGCCTGGAAAGTATAGTAATTCTTATAGGGATCTTGTTTGTGAAGCTCATGCCTCTGAGATTTCCAAACTGGGTTACTGCTTGAATCACCGGAAACTGGCCGAATCGCGAGATATGTGCGAGGATTGCTCGTCCTCATCGCAGCCTGATTCTCCTGAACTGTCAAAGAGGTTTGCTTTCTTTCCATGGATGAACAAGATTGGTTTGATCCAGAACGGTGATGAGAAGGTCAGTGAAAACGGGGAGAGGAATTTCAGTTGCTCTTGCTGTGGTGTGCTCTTGGACAGCAAGTTCTACTCTCCTTGTATATTGATTAAGCCATCTTGGGGGGATTCCGATTATACCCAGAAGCAGAATTTGACTGAAGAACCTGGGGTTGATGCGCAAATTGATGAAGGTGATTATTCAGATCGAAGCGGATCGGATTTCGCGATTAATCTTTGTGAAGATGCCCAGAGTATTGAAGAAAGCAGGGGAATTCAGATGGTTTCTGATGATGTCGTTGATGATGGTTCTGGAAGAAAAGCAGAGGAGACGGAGGAGACATGTTCTGTATGTGACTCTGGCTGCAAGGAACTGGTAGCTGATGAAGACGGCAACTTGAATATGGTTATGGAAAAAAAGCGAGAACCCGTGAAAGTGGAGAATTTGAATGTATCCACGGTTCATGTCAATTGTAGTACGGACAGATGCCCTGAAATTCTGCCACAGCATCTCGAGTTTTACATCGATCATCAAGATTGTAGATTGATTCCAGTTGAATTGATTGGTTCTGCTGCCGTGGAAGAGCAAGGTCAACCAAGGTATAATGTGGAAGATCAAGGAAATTGTAATAATCAAGATGTAATTTTGGATTTTGATATGCATGTTGAAGAACAGGCAGAACCCGTTGTGGAGAATTGGCACAATTTAGGAGAGACTGTGGCATTACTTTCAAAAGACGAGGTTGAATTGCTTGAATCCCTGGTTCTGGTTGAGAGTGACAGTATCTCTGTCTTGCACACAGAAGAAAAAGATTTAGTGAGGGAAGAATATGAACAAGTTGCTACCACTGAAGCAACTCAAACACCATCTAAAGATGATGATCATGAGGATCAATCAGCTGCAGCTGCAGCTGCAACAGCCAGGAAAATGTATTCAGATGCTCATCGTG CACCTGAAGAAGCAATTCAAATGCGAGGCGATGAATTCAAAGTAGAGATCTCAATAGGGACGGAGATTCCTGATCAGGAACCACTTGATGAGGCTCAAACCCAAGAATTTCTCCCATTATATGAACACAGACAAGAAGATCCTTCCACCAGCGCAGTCTTACAGCAAGTTGATGATGATAATG GTTCTGGGCAAACAGAAGAAGAAATGTTAGAATTTAAAACCATGTCAGTAGAAACAAGTAAGCAAGCTGTAAACTGCGATATATCCTTATGTTCGGAGCTTAATGAAATTGAGGAAGAAAAAGTTCCTGATACACCTACTTATGTAGAAGGTTTGCATCACTTGCACAAGAAATTATTACTGCTTGAGAGGAAAGAATCGGGAACAGAAGAGTCCTTGGATGGAAGTGTCATTAGTGAGATTGAAGGTGGTGAGCTGACCGTTGAGAAGTTAATATCAGCATTGAGAGCCGAAAGGAAGGCTTTGAATGCTTTATATGCAGAACTAGATGAAGAGAGAAGTTCTTCAGCAGTGGCCACCAACCAGACAATGGCAATGATAAATAGGCTGCAGGAAGAGAAGGCAGCAATGCAAATGGAAGCTTTGCACTATCAGAGAATGATGGAAGAGCAATCTGAGTATGACCAGGAAGCTTTGCAGCTTTTGAATGAGCTTATGGTGAAAAGGGAAAAGGAGAAGCAAGAGGTAGAAAAGGAGCTGGAAGTATATCGGAAGAAGGTCCAGGAGTATGAAtccaaagaaaatataatgatGTCGAGGAGAAGAAGAGATAGTAGTACAAGAAGCACAGGTTCTTGTAGCAATGCTGAGGATAGTGATGTGCTATCTATTGATTTGAATCATGGAGCAAAGGAAGAAGATAGCTTCTTTGGCAGTCAAGAAAGTAGCAACCTAAACACTCCGGCCGATGCAGTTCTATATTTGGAAGAGTCGCTTGCAAACTTTGAGGAAGAGAGGCAATCAATTTTACAGCAGCTCAAGAAGTTGGAAGATAAGCTCTTCACATTGAGTGATGAGGAGGAACAACATTTTGAGGATGTCAAACCAGTTGAGTATTCCTTCCAACAGAATGGAAATGGATACCATAAGAACTCAGATTCTGAGAGTGAAGAAAATGGTGTTGAAAATGGCCATTCCAAAGAAATGAATGGAAAGCATCATCAAGAGAGAAGAATCAGAGCAAATGCAAAGAGACTTCTTCCCCTTTTTGATGCCATTGGTACAGATGGTAAAGATGGTAAAGATGGTTTGGTGAATGGACATCATGAAGAAGGATTTGATTCTGTTGCACTGCAAAAGTCCTTGGACACCGAATTTCAGAAGAAGGTTGCTATTGAAGAGGAGGTAGATCATGTGTATGAGAGGCTACAAGCACTTGAGGCAGATAGGGAGTTTCTAAAGCATTGCATCAGCTCCTTGAGAAAAGGAGATAAGGGTTTAGATCTTCTCCAAGAGATTTTAGAAAATCTTCGTGATCTTAGGAGTGTGGAGCTCCGTGTGAGGAACATGGGGGATGGTGTTTTGTATTCACTTTGA
- the LOC132178754 gene encoding myosin-binding protein 2 isoform X2, which yields MAANKFATMLHRNTNKITLTLIYAILEWILIVLLLLNSLFSYLIVKFADYFGLQKPCLWCSRLDHILEPGKYSNSYRDLVCEAHASEISKLGYCLNHRKLAESRDMCEDCSSSSQPDSPELSKRFAFFPWMNKIGLIQNGDEKVSENGERNFSCSCCGVLLDSKFYSPCILIKPSWGDSDYTQKQNLTEEPGVDAQIDEGDYSDRSGSDFAINLCEDAQSIEESRGIQMVSDDVVDDGSGRKAEETEETCSVCDSGCKELVADEDGNLNMVMEKKREPVKVENLNVSTVHVNCSTDRCPEILPQHLEFYIDHQDCRLIPVELIGSAAVEEQGQPRYNVEDQGNCNNQDVILDFDMHVEEQAEPVVENWHNLGETVALLSKDEVELLESLVLVESDSISVLHTEEKDLVREEYEQVATTEATQTPSKDDDHEDQSAAAAAATARKMYSDAHRAPEEAIQMRGDEFKVEISIGTEIPDQEPLDEAQTQEFLPLYEHRQEDPSTSAVLQQVDDDNGSGQTEEEMLEFKTMSVETKGLHHLHKKLLLLERKESGTEESLDGSVISEIEGGELTVEKLISALRAERKALNALYAELDEERSSSAVATNQTMAMINRLQEEKAAMQMEALHYQRMMEEQSEYDQEALQLLNELMVKREKEKQEVEKELEVYRKKVQEYESKENIMMSRRRRDSSTRSTGSCSNAEDSDVLSIDLNHGAKEEDSFFGSQESSNLNTPADAVLYLEESLANFEEERQSILQQLKKLEDKLFTLSDEEEQHFEDVKPVEYSFQQNGNGYHKNSDSESEENGVENGHSKEMNGKHHQERRIRANAKRLLPLFDAIGTDGKDGKDGLVNGHHEEGFDSVALQKSLDTEFQKKVAIEEEVDHVYERLQALEADREFLKHCISSLRKGDKGLDLLQEILENLRDLRSVELRVRNMGDGVLYSL from the exons ATGGCTGCCAACAAGTTTGCCACCATGTTGCATAGGAACACCAACAAAATCACCCTTACCCTCATCTACGCCATCCTAGAATGGATTCTGATCGTGCTTTTGCTCCTTAATTCTCTCTTCTCCTATCTGATCGTTAAATTCGCCGATTACTTTGGCCTTCAAAAGCCCTGCTTATGGTGTTCTAGGCTTGATCACATCTTGGAGCCTGGAAAGTATAGTAATTCTTATAGGGATCTTGTTTGTGAAGCTCATGCCTCTGAGATTTCCAAACTGGGTTACTGCTTGAATCACCGGAAACTGGCCGAATCGCGAGATATGTGCGAGGATTGCTCGTCCTCATCGCAGCCTGATTCTCCTGAACTGTCAAAGAGGTTTGCTTTCTTTCCATGGATGAACAAGATTGGTTTGATCCAGAACGGTGATGAGAAGGTCAGTGAAAACGGGGAGAGGAATTTCAGTTGCTCTTGCTGTGGTGTGCTCTTGGACAGCAAGTTCTACTCTCCTTGTATATTGATTAAGCCATCTTGGGGGGATTCCGATTATACCCAGAAGCAGAATTTGACTGAAGAACCTGGGGTTGATGCGCAAATTGATGAAGGTGATTATTCAGATCGAAGCGGATCGGATTTCGCGATTAATCTTTGTGAAGATGCCCAGAGTATTGAAGAAAGCAGGGGAATTCAGATGGTTTCTGATGATGTCGTTGATGATGGTTCTGGAAGAAAAGCAGAGGAGACGGAGGAGACATGTTCTGTATGTGACTCTGGCTGCAAGGAACTGGTAGCTGATGAAGACGGCAACTTGAATATGGTTATGGAAAAAAAGCGAGAACCCGTGAAAGTGGAGAATTTGAATGTATCCACGGTTCATGTCAATTGTAGTACGGACAGATGCCCTGAAATTCTGCCACAGCATCTCGAGTTTTACATCGATCATCAAGATTGTAGATTGATTCCAGTTGAATTGATTGGTTCTGCTGCCGTGGAAGAGCAAGGTCAACCAAGGTATAATGTGGAAGATCAAGGAAATTGTAATAATCAAGATGTAATTTTGGATTTTGATATGCATGTTGAAGAACAGGCAGAACCCGTTGTGGAGAATTGGCACAATTTAGGAGAGACTGTGGCATTACTTTCAAAAGACGAGGTTGAATTGCTTGAATCCCTGGTTCTGGTTGAGAGTGACAGTATCTCTGTCTTGCACACAGAAGAAAAAGATTTAGTGAGGGAAGAATATGAACAAGTTGCTACCACTGAAGCAACTCAAACACCATCTAAAGATGATGATCATGAGGATCAATCAGCTGCAGCTGCAGCTGCAACAGCCAGGAAAATGTATTCAGATGCTCATCGTG CACCTGAAGAAGCAATTCAAATGCGAGGCGATGAATTCAAAGTAGAGATCTCAATAGGGACGGAGATTCCTGATCAGGAACCACTTGATGAGGCTCAAACCCAAGAATTTCTCCCATTATATGAACACAGACAAGAAGATCCTTCCACCAGCGCAGTCTTACAGCAAGTTGATGATGATAATG GTTCTGGGCAAACAGAAGAAGAAATGTTAGAATTTAAAACCATGTCAGTAGAAACAA AAGGTTTGCATCACTTGCACAAGAAATTATTACTGCTTGAGAGGAAAGAATCGGGAACAGAAGAGTCCTTGGATGGAAGTGTCATTAGTGAGATTGAAGGTGGTGAGCTGACCGTTGAGAAGTTAATATCAGCATTGAGAGCCGAAAGGAAGGCTTTGAATGCTTTATATGCAGAACTAGATGAAGAGAGAAGTTCTTCAGCAGTGGCCACCAACCAGACAATGGCAATGATAAATAGGCTGCAGGAAGAGAAGGCAGCAATGCAAATGGAAGCTTTGCACTATCAGAGAATGATGGAAGAGCAATCTGAGTATGACCAGGAAGCTTTGCAGCTTTTGAATGAGCTTATGGTGAAAAGGGAAAAGGAGAAGCAAGAGGTAGAAAAGGAGCTGGAAGTATATCGGAAGAAGGTCCAGGAGTATGAAtccaaagaaaatataatgatGTCGAGGAGAAGAAGAGATAGTAGTACAAGAAGCACAGGTTCTTGTAGCAATGCTGAGGATAGTGATGTGCTATCTATTGATTTGAATCATGGAGCAAAGGAAGAAGATAGCTTCTTTGGCAGTCAAGAAAGTAGCAACCTAAACACTCCGGCCGATGCAGTTCTATATTTGGAAGAGTCGCTTGCAAACTTTGAGGAAGAGAGGCAATCAATTTTACAGCAGCTCAAGAAGTTGGAAGATAAGCTCTTCACATTGAGTGATGAGGAGGAACAACATTTTGAGGATGTCAAACCAGTTGAGTATTCCTTCCAACAGAATGGAAATGGATACCATAAGAACTCAGATTCTGAGAGTGAAGAAAATGGTGTTGAAAATGGCCATTCCAAAGAAATGAATGGAAAGCATCATCAAGAGAGAAGAATCAGAGCAAATGCAAAGAGACTTCTTCCCCTTTTTGATGCCATTGGTACAGATGGTAAAGATGGTAAAGATGGTTTGGTGAATGGACATCATGAAGAAGGATTTGATTCTGTTGCACTGCAAAAGTCCTTGGACACCGAATTTCAGAAGAAGGTTGCTATTGAAGAGGAGGTAGATCATGTGTATGAGAGGCTACAAGCACTTGAGGCAGATAGGGAGTTTCTAAAGCATTGCATCAGCTCCTTGAGAAAAGGAGATAAGGGTTTAGATCTTCTCCAAGAGATTTTAGAAAATCTTCGTGATCTTAGGAGTGTGGAGCTCCGTGTGAGGAACATGGGGGATGGTGTTTTGTATTCACTTTGA